In the genome of Streptomyces fagopyri, the window CCCACCCTGTAGTGGGCCGACACGACCTCGGGAAGGTCCCTGGCGAAGAAGGACTCGGTCTGCGGGCCGCCCGGGATGTCCACGCACTCGGTGTCCCGCGGCGGCGCGACGGTGGGCCGCATCATGACCAGGATCATCGGCTGCATCCTGCCGTCCTTGGCCAACTCGTGGGCCGTCTGCGGGTAGTGCAGCCCCTTGATGAGCGCCTCCGCCGTGCCCGGGTATCCGGTCAGGACCGTGGTCGCCGGGAAGGTGCGGGTGCGGTACCGCGACTGGAAGTACTCGGGGGGCAGATAGACGTACGCCGGAGTGGCGATGTGTGTCGTACGGCCGACGATGTCGACCTTCTGGATCTGACCACCGACCTGCGGCCGGGCGCCCCCCGCCACATTCACCTGCCGGGTGTCGACCACCTGGAGAGGCCCGCCGGCACCGCCCCGGCCCGATTGGTCGACCACCACGCCCTGGCCGCTCTCCTGACCGAGGAGGTCGGCCCAGCTCGCGTAGAAACCGAACGCCTGATTGGCGAACAGGCCGATCGAGGCGAAGACCGCCACCTGGGTGACCAGGAGCAGGCCGATCCGTCCGCCGACAGCCCGCCAGTTGCGCCGCGCCAGCCGTGGCCACCACCACACCGTGCCGGCGAACAGCAGCACGGCGAACAAGATCGCCAACACCAGCACCTTGTTGCTCGTGAGACCCATGGACTGTTCCCGCCTGCGCTTCCCGTCCCGGGCCCGCCCTGCTCCTTCGCAGGAGCTTGCCCCGGACTTTCCTTGCCTTTTGAACCGGCTTTCCGATGGGGAGTGAACCTGACCCCCCAAGACACCGTCCTAGAGGGCGCAATGTCGCCGGATGCCGGAATGGCACCGGAATCAAGGTCTCTCGCAGAACTACGGGATGCGATGTCTGTCAGGATAGATGGGGAAATGTCGGGTGGGGTTCCAGACCGAACAGGTGGGACGCGACGCATAGTCCGTGGTCCCCGCCCTGAGGCCGTCCCCGCCCTCGTCGCCAGGGCCTGCACGCTCGTAGGGGTCCTGGACATCGCCGCCGGCGTCTTCCCGCGCTTCCGGCGCAGTCGTATGCACGCCCTGGCCGAGGTGCTGCCGGGTTCGTTCGGCCCCTTCGCCGCGGCGCTCTCGCTCAGCGCGGGCGTGCTCCTCCTGCTCCTCGCTCACGGCCTGCGCCGCCGCAAGCGCCGGGCGTGGCGCGCCGCCGTGGTGCTGCTGCCGGCCGGCGCCGTCGCCCAGTTCGCGTACCGCCACTCGATCATCGGCGCCGTCATCTCCCTCGCGCTGCTGGCGCCGCTGCTGCGCCACCGGAGCGAGTTCGCCGCCCTGCCCGATCCGCGCAGCCGCTGGCGGGCACTCGCGAACTTCGTCCTCATGGGCGCCGGCTCCCTCGTCCTCGGACTGGTCATCGTCAGCGTCCACGAGGACCGGATGGTCGGCGACCCGAGCGTGGCCGACCGCATCGCGCATGTGCTCTACGGCCTGATCGGCTTCGAGGGACCCGTCGACTACGCCGGACCCACCTCCTGGACGGTCGCCTTCTCGCTCGGCGCGCTCGGCTGGCTGACCGCCGTCACGACGATCTATCTGGCCTTCCGCCCCGAACACCCCGCCGCCCGCCTCACGCAGGACGACGAGGCCCGGCTGCGGACCCTCCTCGACAAGCACGGCGGCCGCGACTCCCTCGGTCACTTCGCGCTCCGCCGTGACAAGGCCGTCGTGTTCTCGCCCAGCGGCAAGGCGGCCGTCACCTACCGCGTCGTCTCCGGCGTGATGCTGGCCAGCGGCGATCCCATCGGTGACGTCGAGGCCTGGCCCGGCGCCATCGAACGCTTCATGGACGAGGCCAAGGCCCACTCCTGGACCCCGGCCGTCATGGGCTGCTCAGAGACGGGCGGCGAGGTGTGGACCCGGGAGACCGGCCTCGACGCCCTCGAACTGGGCGACGAGGCGGTGGTGGACGTCGCGGATTTCTCCCTCGCCGGGCGCGCGATGCGCAACGTGCGCCAGATGGTGAAACGCATCGAACGGGCTGGCTACGAGACCCGGGTGCGGCGCATCCGTGACCTGAGCGAGGGCGAACTGGACCGGATACGCCGCGCCGCGGAGGCCTGGCGCGGCACGGACACCGAACGCGGCTTCTCCATGGCGCTCGGCCGCATCGGCGACCCGTCCGACAGCGACTGCCTGATCGCCACCGCCCACAAGGCCGACGAGGTAGCCAGCCCCTACGGTGACCTGAAGGCCGTCCTCCACTTCGTCCCGTGGGGCACCGACGGGGTCTCCCTGGACCTCATGCGGCGCGACCGCGCGGCCGACCCCGGCATGAACGAACTCCTCATCGTGGCCGCGCTGGAGGCGTCCCCCAGGCTCGGCATCGAGCGGATCTCGCTCAACTTCGCGATGTTCCGCTCGGCGCTGGCACGCGGCGAGAAGATCGGTGCGGGGCCCGTGCTGCGCGCCTGGCGGGGACTGCTGGTCTTCCTCTCCCGCTGGTTCCAGATCGAGTCCCTGTACAAGTTCAACGCCAAGTTCCGTCCGCGCTGGGAGCCCCGCTTCGTCGTCTACGCCTCCTCCAGCGACCTCCCCCGCATCGGCTTCGCCGCCATGCAGGCTGAGGGCTTCGTGAACCTGGCCCTTCCCGGCCTGCTCCGCCGCCGCGTCCGGGCTCCGCGCCCCTGCGCGCACGGGGTGACGGAACACGGGGTCAGGCCGGCGTAGCCGCCCGGACCGGCCCCCGTGGCCGGGGCGGGGCCCGTTGCCCCGGGCCCCGGCCCCGGGGGCCCTCGCCCCGGCCATGGGGGCCCGCATCCCTGAGGGGGCCGGACCATGCAGGCCTCCGTCCGGGAGGGGCCGGACCATGAGGCCCCATGCCTCAGGGGGCCGTGGACAGCACCCGGACCGGCGGCGAGACAGCCCCGGGACCCCGGTCACGCACGACCCGCGGAGGAATCCGGCCCGCACCGGAGGCCTAGGCTGGACGTATGAGCACTGAGCGCCGGCGCGGCCACGTCGCGGGACTGCCGACCTGGGACCGCTGCGCGGTCATGGGAGTCGTGAACGTCACGCCCGATTCCTTCTCGGACGGCGGACGCTGGTTCGACACGACGGCCGCCGTCAAACACGGCCTGCACCTGGTCACCGAGGGCGCCGACCTGGTGGACGTGGGCGGCGAGTCGACCCGCCCCGGCGCCTCCCGCGTCGACGAGACGGAAGAGCTCAAGCGGGTGATCCCGGTCGTCCGGGGCCTGGCCTCCGAAGGCGTCACCGTCTCCGTCGACACCATGCGGGCCAGCGTCGCCGAGCAGGCGCTCGCCGCGGGAGCCGCCCTGGTCAACGACGTCAGCGGTGGTCTCGCCGACCCCGCGATGATCTCCGCAGTCGCCGCGGCG includes:
- a CDS encoding alpha/beta hydrolase gives rise to the protein MGLTSNKVLVLAILFAVLLFAGTVWWWPRLARRNWRAVGGRIGLLLVTQVAVFASIGLFANQAFGFYASWADLLGQESGQGVVVDQSGRGGAGGPLQVVDTRQVNVAGGARPQVGGQIQKVDIVGRTTHIATPAYVYLPPEYFQSRYRTRTFPATTVLTGYPGTAEALIKGLHYPQTAHELAKDGRMQPMILVMMRPTVAPPRDTECVDIPGGPQTESFFARDLPEVVSAHYRVGKRPGSWGIVGDSTGGYCALKLAMHHPETYAAGAGLSPYYRAPIDPTTGDLFHGDRLLRNAADLRWYLRHNPAPKTSLLVTSSKVGEHNYKDTLRFIDQVKGTGRTGIASIILDSGGHNFNTWRREIPGTLQWISGMLSDR
- a CDS encoding phosphatidylglycerol lysyltransferase domain-containing protein, producing MSGGVPDRTGGTRRIVRGPRPEAVPALVARACTLVGVLDIAAGVFPRFRRSRMHALAEVLPGSFGPFAAALSLSAGVLLLLLAHGLRRRKRRAWRAAVVLLPAGAVAQFAYRHSIIGAVISLALLAPLLRHRSEFAALPDPRSRWRALANFVLMGAGSLVLGLVIVSVHEDRMVGDPSVADRIAHVLYGLIGFEGPVDYAGPTSWTVAFSLGALGWLTAVTTIYLAFRPEHPAARLTQDDEARLRTLLDKHGGRDSLGHFALRRDKAVVFSPSGKAAVTYRVVSGVMLASGDPIGDVEAWPGAIERFMDEAKAHSWTPAVMGCSETGGEVWTRETGLDALELGDEAVVDVADFSLAGRAMRNVRQMVKRIERAGYETRVRRIRDLSEGELDRIRRAAEAWRGTDTERGFSMALGRIGDPSDSDCLIATAHKADEVASPYGDLKAVLHFVPWGTDGVSLDLMRRDRAADPGMNELLIVAALEASPRLGIERISLNFAMFRSALARGEKIGAGPVLRAWRGLLVFLSRWFQIESLYKFNAKFRPRWEPRFVVYASSSDLPRIGFAAMQAEGFVNLALPGLLRRRVRAPRPCAHGVTEHGVRPA